The window TTTGATCGCCAGCTCAAGGTTCGATCCGTCGGCGCGCAGGTCGACATGGATTGGGCCGGCGCCGTCGGGATAGGCATATTTGACGGCGTTCATCACCAGTTCGTTGACAATGATACCGATGGCGACCGCGCGATCCGGGTCGATCTCGATCGCCTCGGACGTCAGCGTCAGCCGCGACATTCGGTTGCCTTCCGCAGAGCGGCGCAGGTCCTCGAGCAGCGCCTCGAGATACTGGTTCAGCATCACGCTCTTGAGGTCGTGCGATGTGTAGAGACGCCGATGCACCTGCGCCACCGCGGCCACCCGTCCCATGGCGTTGGTCAGCGCGGCCTTGACGTCATCCTGGGTGCTGCTGGTGGCCTGCAGATGCAGCAGCGACGCGATGATCTGCAGGCTGTTTCCGACACGGTGATTGACTTCGCGCAGCAGCACCTCGCGCTCGGCCGCCAGTGCGGCGTAACGGTCGCGCGCGATGCGGATTTCCTCTTCGGCGGCAAGCTGCGCGCGCAGGATGTGCGAGCGTTCCAGCGCGCTGGTCACAGCGACATGGAGCAGGGTGATGAAATCGCCGTGGGTGTCCTTGACCAGATAGTCGGCGGCGCCGGCCTTCAGCGCGGTCACCGCGATGCTGGAATCCTGCGACGCCGTAACGAACACCACCGGCGGCGCGTCCGCAATGGCCTGGATCTGCTCGAGCGTCTCCAGTCCGTCGAGGCCCGGCATGTACTGGTCCAGCGCCACGACGTCGATACCGCCCTGGCTGATACGGGCGACGCCGTCGGCGCCACTGCTGGCGTGCTCGACTGCGAAGCCCTGATGTCGCAGGCCGCGATCGACCAGCCGCGCCAGCGCGGCGTCGTCGTCGATGTAGAGGAGCGTGGGCGTTTCGCTGGTCATGCGTCGGCGGGCGGGACCTGGATCACCGAGAAGAACAGCCCCAACTGGCGAATGGCGTTGGCGAAGCTCTCATAATTGACCGGCTTGGTGATGTAGACGTTGCATCCGAGCTCGTAGCAACGCTTGATTTCCTGGACATCGTCGGTGGTGGTGAGCACCACGACCGGCGCGGCCTTGAGATGCGGACTTTCCTTGACGCGCTTGAGAATGTCGATCCCGGTCATGTCGGGCAGATTGAGATCGAGCAGGATCAGCAGCGCGCTGCCCTTGTGGGCGTTTCCCTGGGCGTCGCTGCCGAACAGATATTTGAGCGCATCGGTGCCGTTGGTGAACGGCACGATCTCGTTATTGACGCCGGCTCGACGAATATTGCGTTCGATCAGACGAGCGTGTCCCTCGTCATCCTCGATCATGATGATTTTCACGGGCAGGCTCACGACCGTCGTCCTTCCTTGATCTGGTTGAGGGGCAGGGTCACGATAAACGTGCTGCCGTTGTTGAGTTCCGAATCGACGCTCATTGAGCCGCCGAGACGTCGCACCAGGGCACGCACGTGCGCAAGCCCGATCCCCTGGCCGGGACGATCCTGCGTGCCGGCGCGGCGAAACAGTTCGAAGATGCGCTGATGATCCTTGGGGTCGATCCCGCGTCCGTTGTCAGATACCTCGAAAATTGCAAATCCCAGCTTGCGGCGGCCCCGCACGACGATCTGGCCCGGAACTCCGGGGGTTAAGTATTTCAGTGCGTTATCAATCAAGTTGGAGAAGATTTGTTCCATTGCCAGGCGGTCGCCAAAGACGCCGGGCAGCTGCTCCACTTCGATATGGGCCTCGGCTTCGAGGGCCTGGTGGGCCACCGTTGCACCGATACCCTTGACCAGTTCTTGCATATCGAGCGACTCGGGGCGGAATTCGCGGCGCCCCTCGCGCGTGAGATTGAGGATCGCCGCGATCAGCCGGTCCATCTTGCCGATCGACGATTTGATGAAGCCGAGCGCTTCGGAAAAATCGTCGGCCAGCTTTTTGTCTTCGTCAGCGAGAACTGGTTGGTGCGGTTCGGCCGTCGGCGGCGCGCCTGCCTGGGCGTCGTGCAGCTTGGCGATCCGGTTGAAGATGTCGGAGCGCAGCTCTTCGAGCTCGCTGGTGAACCCCATGATGTTGACAAGCGGAGAGCGCAGATCGTGACTGACGATGTAGGCGAAGCGCTGGATCTCCTCGTTGGCCTCGCGCAGGTCAACCGTGCGTTCGTCGACCATGGCCTCGAGGTTGAGATTGTTGTCCCGCAGCCTCTGGTCGGCCTGATCGCGCTCCCTTGAGCTTTGCCGCACTAGATAGATCGACAATCCGCCGAGCAAGACGATGAGGGCCGCGCCGGCAAGGGTGACGACCGTCGACAGCGAGCGGCTGCGGCTGGCGGTCTCGCCACGCAGCGCCAGCAACCGGTCTTCCTCGCGCTGCATGCGGTTGGAAATGTCACCGATGAGATTGACCGTGGCCGGCGGTCCGCTGTTGCGGATCATGTCCATCGCGGCCGCCAGGTCGTTCCGCTTGATCAGGTCGATGGATGTCTGCAATTCTTTCAGCCGCGCTTCTGCCGCCGCGCGCAGATCGGCTGTGTTGCGGATCTGGATCGGGTTATCCGTTGTCAGGCGCGCCAGCGTGTCGGTCGCGGGGATGACTTCGGCGGCTCCGCGCTCGTAGTCGTCGAGGAATTGGCGGTTCTGGGTGAGCAGATAACCGCGTGCCGCGCTCTCCGCGCTGCGCAGGTCGAGCAGGACGCGGGAGATCTGGTTTTCCGCCTCGATGGTGTGGACGACCCAGGCGGCTTCGTTTCGCGCCACGTTGAGCAGATACAGCGAGGTCGCGCCGATTGCGATCAGGATCGCGAAGCCCGCGGAGAGCAGCGCAATCTGCCAGATTGTTCGTTGTCGCATGGCGCTATCGGGCACTAATGCCTATGCCCATCTGGCCGAAAAAGAGCCGGGCTATTCCCGGCTTTATATGGTCTGCAATGCTCTGCAATCGAAATACCCGTTCCACGGAAATGTCCCGCCGTGTAACGCGGAGATGGGGGATCGGTTCCCGATCGGAGATGCGATTGCTCGGATACAATGCGTGAGCCGCGATCGGCCTCACTCCGTGGCCGCGCCTCGGGCCAGATATTGTTCGAGCCAGTGGATGTGATAGTCGCCGTCGATGATCTCGGGTTCGCGCACCAGCGCGCGAAACAGCGGCAGGGTGGTTTCGACACCGTCGACCACCATTTCATCGAGCGCGCGACGCAGCCGCATCAGGCATTCCGCGCGGGTCTTGCCATGGACGATCAGCTTGCCGACCATCGAGTCGTAATAGGGCGGGATCACATAACCCTGGTAGGCAGCAGAATCGATCCGGACGCCGAGGCCACCCGGCGGATGATACTGCGTGATCTTGCCGGGGGACGGGCGGAAGGTGACGGGATTTTCCGCGTTGATGCGGCACTCGATCGAGTGACCGCTGATGGCGATGTCCTTTTGCGCGACCGGCAGTTCGCCGCCGGCAGCAACCCGGATCTGCTCCAGCACCAGATCGATGTCGGTGATCATTTCGGTCACCGGATGTTCGACCTGGATGCGCGTGTTCATCTCGATGAAGTAGAATTCGCCGTCCTCATAGAGGAACTCGATGGTGCCGACGCCGAGATACTGCATGTCGCGCATCGCCTTGGCGCAGATCTCGCCGATCCGCGCGCGCGCGGTGGCATCGAGTACCGGAGAGGGGCCTTCTTCCCACACCTTCTGATGCCGGCGCTGCAGCGAGCAATCGCGTTCGCCGAGATGGACCGCGCCACCGCGGCCGTCACCGAGAATCTGGATTTCGATGTGCCGCGGCCTGGTGAGGTATTTCTCCAGATAGACCGTGGCGTCGCCGAAGGCGGATTTGGCTTCATTGCGGGCGGTCGAGAGCGCCAGCGCCAAATCGGCTTCGGTCTGGGCCACCTTCATGCCGCGTCCACCGCCGCCGGCGGCCGCCTTGACCAGCACCGGGAAACCGATTTTTCGGGCGATCTCCAGCGCATCGTCCTCGGGCCCGACCCCGCCGTCAGAGCCGGGCACGACGGGAATGCCGAGCTTGATCGCGGTTTTCTTGGCCTCGATCTTGTCGCCCATCAGGCGGATGTGTTCGGCCTTGGGACCGATGAAGTGCAAATTGTGGTCGGCCAGGATCTCCGCGAAGCGCGCGTTCTCCGACAGGAAGCCGTAGCCCGGATGCACGGCATCCGCGCCGGTGATCTCGCAGGCGGCGAGCAGGGCCGGCACGTTGAGATAACTGTCCTTCGAAGGCGGCGGCCCGATGCAGACGCTCTCGTCCGCAAGCCGCACATGCATGGCATTGGCGTCGGCGGTCGAATGCACCGCGACGGTGGCGATGCCGAGCTCCTTGCAGGCGCGCAGCACTCGCAATGCAATCTCGCCGCGATTGGCTATCAAAATCTTGTCGAACATCGCAGCGGGGCCTTCGGCAGAATTATTCGATGATGACCAGCGGCTCGCCGAATTCCACCGGCTGGCCGTCTTCGATCAGGATTTGGGTGACGGTTCCCGCGCGCGGCGCCGGAATCTGGTTCATGGTCTTCATGGCTTCGATGATGAGCAGAGTCTCACCGGCCTTGACCTTGCTGCCGACGTCGATGAACGGCTTGGCGCCGGGCTCGGAGGCCATGTAAGCGGTGCCGACCATGGGCGAGGGCACGACGCCGGGATGTTTGGAGATGTCCGCCGCAGCGGCGACGGCGGCCGCGCCTGGGGCCACCATGACCGGCTGAAGCGCCGCCGGCAGCACTGCCGATGTCGTGATGTTGCGCGCAACTCGCACGCGCAGGCCCGCACGCTCGATCTCGATCTCGGTGAGATTGGTCTGGTCGAGCAAGGTGGCGAGATCGCGGATCATCTCGCGCTCCTCGGTCAGCTTGCCGTTGGTCGGCTCGGAAGCGGTGGATTTGTCTTGCGGCTGACTGGCCATGTGTCGATCCGAAACTCTCAAATGTCGAATGGAAGATATCAGGCTTTCGCCGCGATGCCGATCTTGGCGGCAAGACCCAGGATCGCGAGCCGATACCCCTCGATACCGAAGCCGGCGAGGCTTGCGAACGCCGCCTTGGCGATGAAGGAATGGTGACGGAAGCTTTCCCGCGCATGGACGTTGGTCACGTGCACCTCGACGGCGGGCAGGTTGACGCCGGTCAACGCGTCATGCAGGGCGATGGAGGTGTGGGTGTAGCCGCCCGCATTGATGATGATGCCCGCGGCCTTTTGAGCGCCGGCCTCGTGGATGAAGTCGATCAATTCGCCTTCGCGGTTTGATTGACGGCAGTCGACATCGAGGCCGTAGCGGGCAGCCGTCTCGCGACACAGCGCCTCGACGTCGGCCAGGGTCGCGTGACCGTATTTCTCGGGTTCGCGGGTGCCGAGCAAATTCAGGTTCGGACCGTTGAGGACGAAGATTGTCTTTGCCATCCAGAATCCAGCTAAATCCATGCCGCAGAGTCTGGCGGGTTATAGGTAACCTCGCCCGCAAGGGGAAGCCCGGGAGGTCCGCCATCCCGGCCTAAAAGCTTCATGTGGCTGACAAAACCCTTGCGGGAACAGCCGGATAATCGGCATTAACCAATTCTTAACGAATGTGGCGGCGATGGTGTTGAAATCGCTGGGATATTATCCCGCCGCCATTTCGGACGGCGGCAGGATCAGGACATCAGGCTCTCAGCAGGTGGCCTTGCCGCAGCGGGCTTCGCCGATCTTCTTGGTCAGATTATCCAGCCCGACCGCGCCCACCACGACCTGCTTGCCGATAACGTAGCTCGGGGTGCCGTTCAGGCCCATGTCCTCGGCGAGCTTGAAATTCTCCTCCAGGGTGGCCCGCACCTCCGGGCTCGCCATGTCCTTGTCGAGCCGCGCCATGTCGAGGCCGGCCTCCTTGGCCGCCGCGACCGCCCGCGCCTTGTCGGCCTGGCCGCGACCGCTGAGCAGCTTCTGGTGGAAGTCGAGATACTTCTTGCCCGTCGGATCCTGCATGCGCACGGCGACTGCGACTTGGGCGGCTTCGACCGAGCCTGGGCCCAACACCGGGAATTCCTTCAGCACGACCTTCAGCTTCGGATCGGACTTCATCAGGCTGAGCATGTCGGTCATGGCATGCTTGCAGTAGCCGCAATTGTAATCGAAGAACTCGACAAAGGTGACGTCGCCATCACGGTTGCCGACAACCACGCCACGCGGCGAGTTGAAGATGACGTCGGCATTCTTCTTCACCGCCGCCTGGTGCTTTTCTGCTTCCGCGACCGCCTGCCGCTTGGTCAGTTCGGCCGACATCTCCTCGAGCACTTCGGGGTGGGCGACGAGATAGTCCTTGATGATGCGCTCGATCTCGCCGCGCTGCGTGTCCGAGAAGCTCTGCGCTCGCACGGCCACAGGCGCGACGCAGAGGGCGAGGGCGACGATGGCGAGGCTGCGAAATGTCGGCATTTCAGATCCTTTGAAAATCTCTGTTCAACCTGTGGCTCAAGCCTGATCGATTTGCGTTAAATCGGACTTTAGCGATTATATTTCCGTTCTGCTGCATGATCGTGTCGAAAAGCCGGTGTGGTCGGCCCTGCGCCAGTCTTCGTGCGCCAGTTTCTTGTTCCCTTATCAGTTTTTTTGTCCCGGCATCGGTTTGGCTGACACGATGTCATCCGCCTTGACCCAGCCCGGGGTTCCGACCGCGAAGCGGGTCTTGGCGCGGGATGCGAGATCGCGCGCGGTCTTGCTGTCGCCGCGCATGAAGGCCGCCTGGGCCGATGCAAGATCGGCTTCCGCATAGTTACCCTTGCGGCCATACGCCATTGCGAGCTGGGTATAGCCAATGGGAGCTTCCGGTTCTCTGCTAAGGGCGGCGCGCAAAATAGCGATCGCCTCGTCCGCGTACGCTGTATTATCCGATGCGACCAGGGCCTGCCCAAGTAACATCTCGATGAGGGGGGCGTTATTTGACAGTTGCACCGCCTTGCGCAGCGGTGCGATCGCCTCCGCCGGCTTGCCGCCTTCCAGCAGGGCCTGGCCCCGGACCTCATAGAAATAGGCATTGGCCGGTTGTTCCCGGATCAGGCCGTCGATCTGGGCCAGCGCCAGCCGCAGATCGCCGTGACGGTAGGTCGAAATCGCCCGCGCATACCTGGCCGGCAGGGTGTCGTTGGAGGACGGATACTTGCGCGCCACGGTATCGGGCCGATCCATGAAGCCGGAGATTTTCGCGCGCATCAGCTCGTGCCTCAGCTGCAGCGCCGGATCGTCTTTCTTGTCCCAATACGGGCTCGAGCGCGCCAGCTGTTCCAGCGCGTTGACACGTTCGGCCGGCATCGGGTGCGACATCAGGTAGGGATCGGAGCCCTGGGCGGCGAACAGGATCTGGTCGGAAAACCGCTTGAAGGTCTCGTGCATGCCCTTCGCGGACTGCCCCGTCGCGGTGAGGAACTTCACGCCGGCCTTGTCGGCGTTTTCTTCCTGCTGGCGCTGATATGACAGCAGGTTCCTGCGGATGACCTCCTGCGGCGCACTGATGGCGGCCGCGCCGATGCTCGCCGCACCGTTGTTGCTGTTGCTGCGCGCCCCGGCGACCATGGCGCCGACGCCAAGCAGCATCGCGATGATGATCTGGGTTTGCGCCTGCGCCAGTTGCTCGCGCAGTTTCGACAGGTGGCCGCCTGCGAGATGGCCGGTTTCGTGGGCCAGCACGCCGATGATCTGGTTCGGCGTCTGCGAATCCATCAGCGCGCCGTAATTGACGAAGATGCGCCGACCATCGGCGACGAAAGCATTGAACGAGCGATCGCTGATGATGGTGACCTGGATGTTCTGCTTCTCCAGACCCGCCGAACGCAGGATCGGGCGGGTATAATCGCGCAGCAACTGCTCGATTTCGGCGTCGCGCAGGGTCGGCGGGCCCTTGGCCTGCTGGGCGGAAGCGGGCATCGATCCCCATGCCACCGCGGCGGCGGTGATCATCGCCGTGATGCGTCCGGCGATCGGCCATCGACCGGGGCCGCGCCGCCCGCGGCCATGCCCGGCAGATCGCGGCGATGACGGCGACCGATCGGGCTGAAGGAGCGATGGCGGCATGTTTTCCAAGATGAATTTGGCGTCTAAGATGGCGGTCGAACGGCTATGGATTCTCTGAATTCTGCCTAACAAACCGCCGAATACGGCAACAGAGCGGCATCTTCGCACAGTCGCGCTCCGGAACCGTTTTCACGCACCCTAATAGCAGATTTGATGCTGGATTGAGACCTTGAGCGACAATTTGAAAGATCGGGCAACCAGGCTTTTGACCCCCTCGGGCCGCAGCGACGTTCCCCCCTTTATGGTGATGGACGTCATGGCGGCCGCGGCGCGGATCGAGGCCTCCGGCGGTCATGTCATCCACATGGAGGTGGGCCAGCCTGCGGCGTCCGCCCCGTCGGTCGCCATCGCCGCAACCCATGCCGCACTGGACCAGGGCCGGATCGACTATACCTCGGCGCTCGGCATTCCCTCGCTGCGTGCCCGCATTGCCCGCCATTATCGGGAGACTTATGCATGCGACGTCGATCCCGAGCGGGTCATCGTCACCACCGGCTCGTCTGGAGCGTTCATCCTGGCCTTTCTGTCGATGTTCGAGCCGGGCGATCGGATCGCCGTGACCGTGCCGGGCTATCCGCCCTATCGCCACATCCTGACGGCGCTGGGCTGTGAGCCCGTGCTGATCGAAACCACCAATGACACCCGCCATGCGCTGACTGGCGAGATGCTGCTCGCAGCACATCGCAAGACGCCACTGAAGGGCGTGCTGGTAGGAAGCCCAGCCAACCCGACCGGGACGATGATGACGCGGGAGGCGCTGGCGACCCTGATCGCGGCGGCGGAAAGCGAGGGTATCCGCTTCATCTCCGATGAAATCTATCACGGCCTCGATTACGCGTTCCCGGCCGTTACCGCTGCGGAACTGTCGCCGCATGCGCTGGTGATCAATTCGTTCTCGAAATACTTCTGCATGACCGGCTGGCGGGTCGGATGGATGGTCGCGCCGGAGCCGCTGGTGCGGCCGATCGAGCGGCTGCAGCAGAATCTGGCGATCTCAGTGCCGATGCTGTCGCAGGTCGCCGCCGAAGCCGCGTTCGATGGCCGCATCGAAATGGATGCCGTCAAGCACAGTTATCAGGACAACAGGAGCGTGCTGATCGAAGGCTTGCCGAAGGCCGGGCTCGACCGGTTTCTTCCGGCGGATGGGGCGTTCTATCTCTACGCGGACGTCTCGAAATTCACCGATGACAGCTTTGTGTTCGCGACACGAATGCTGGAAGAGGCGCATGTGGCCGCGACGCCTGGAGTCGACTTCGATCCGATCCACGGCCGGTCCTTCATCCGTTTCTCATATGCGCGCTCGACCGACGACATGCGCACCGCCGTCGCGCGCATTACGCGCTGGCTGGGGCAGGCTTCGTTTTAGCCGTGCGACTGCGATGGCTCCCGAGGCGTGGCGCAATTGCGGCATCGCAGCGTATCGCCAGTCTGCCGTGGACGCCGTCGGTCCCGTTCACAAACGCGGGGTCTGCACGCGAATAGCATTGGCAGTCCCCCGATCGGACCGTATAGGGTGCGACAGTATGTCCAATCCGACGGGGGGACCTCATGTCACCAACAACAATGCCGGCAACAGCCGGAAAAAAAGCATCGAAGCCCTGGTACAAGGTTCTCTATGTGCAAGTGCTGATCGCCATCGTGCTCGGTGTGCTGCTGGGCTGGCTGGAGCCGGGCATAGCCACCAACGACTGGATCAAGGCGCTTGGTGACGGCTTCATCAAGCTGATCAAGATGGTGATCGCACCGATCATCTTCTGCACGGTGGTGTCGGGGATCTCCCACATCCAGGACGCCAAGAAGGTCGGGCGCATCGGCGTCAAGGCGCTGGTCTATTTCGAGGTCGTGTCCACCCTGGCGCTGCTGATCGGACTTGTGGTCGGCAACCTGGCCCGTCCCGGTGCCGGCCAGGGGAATCGCATATGGCTTTGCGTCCCCTATTGCATTGGAAGGCAAGACGGATTCTGAACATGACTCCCGGATCACGGAGGGAGTCGGATGGAGCAGTTCAGGAGCAGTTTTCGGCAACTGCCGGACCCGCGGGCGGAGAATGCAAGGCACGACCTGCTGGAAGTGTTGTTCATCGCGCTGGCGGCAACGTTGTGTGGGGCGGAGTCCTGCTCGGATATGGCGGACTTCGGCCAGTCCAAAGAGGGGCTGTTGCGGCTGTTCCTGCGTCTGGAGCATGGCATCCCGAGCCACGATACGTTCAGCCGGGTGTTCCGCCTGCTCAAGCCGCAGGCCTTCGAGAACGCATTCCGTCGTTTCATGGCCGCCTTTGCCAAGGCCAATGGGCTCAAGCTTTCTGGAGTGGTGGCAGTCGACGGCAAGGCTTTGCGCGGGGCCTACGAACGCGGTGGCAAGGCCACGCCGCTGCATCTGGTCAACGTCTTTGCGGTGGACGCCCGTATGGCTTTGGCCCAGCAGAAAGCACCCGGTCGCAACGAGACGGCGGGCGCTTTGGAAGTGCTCGAGCTTCTGTCCCTCGAAGGCTGCATCGTTACAGCCGACGCACTGCATTGCCACCGAGCCTTTGCGGCAGCGGTGCGCGAGCGTGGCGGCCACTATGTTCTGGCGATCAAGGCAAACCGCGGGCGTTTGTTCACCGCGGTTACGCAACAGTTTGCGCGATCGGGCAAGCGCAGCGTCGCCGAGCAGATCAACCAATCCACCCACGATCGGCGCGAAGCTCGGCGCGCGACCATCATGCGCAATACCAGCTTGGCCACCCTCTACGGCTTCCCGGGCGCGGCTGCGGTGGGCCGCGTCACATCGCGCAGGCGCTTGCGGGGTCGGCGGGCCGATGCCCCGGCCGTGCGATACTATTTGCTGTCCAAATACATCTCCCCCAAGCGGCTGCTGCACGTCACGCGCAGTCACTGGGGCATCGAGAACCAGCTTCATTGGGTCCTCGACGTCCATTTCGCCGAGGATGGCAATCGTGCGCGAAAAGACAACGCTCCCGAGAACCTCGCCATTCTGCGAAGGCTGGCCCTCAACATTCTGCGAACTCACCCGGATCGAGCTTCTCTGCGCCGCAAAATCAAGCGCGCCGGCTGGGACGATACCTTCCTCATGCAGATCCTCAGCCATATGCGATAGCCCTGCGGTGCCGGCTTTGGCGGCGCCATGGCCAACGCCCAGGCGGTTTCGACTTACGCAAAGCAGGCGGAGGCGCAAAAGAGTGTCGACTTCTTCCTGCATATCATCCCCGATACCGTGGTCGGGGCCTTCGCTAACGGTGAAATCCTGCAAGTCTTGTTGTTTTCGATCCTGTTCGGCTTCGCGCTGATGGCATTGGGCGAGCGTGGGCACACCCTGCGATCGTTTATCGATGACGGAGCGCATGCGGTGTTCGGCGTGATTGCCATCGTCATGA is drawn from Bradyrhizobium prioriisuperbiae and contains these coding sequences:
- the accC gene encoding acetyl-CoA carboxylase biotin carboxylase subunit; its protein translation is MFDKILIANRGEIALRVLRACKELGIATVAVHSTADANAMHVRLADESVCIGPPPSKDSYLNVPALLAACEITGADAVHPGYGFLSENARFAEILADHNLHFIGPKAEHIRLMGDKIEAKKTAIKLGIPVVPGSDGGVGPEDDALEIARKIGFPVLVKAAAGGGGRGMKVAQTEADLALALSTARNEAKSAFGDATVYLEKYLTRPRHIEIQILGDGRGGAVHLGERDCSLQRRHQKVWEEGPSPVLDATARARIGEICAKAMRDMQYLGVGTIEFLYEDGEFYFIEMNTRIQVEHPVTEMITDIDLVLEQIRVAAGGELPVAQKDIAISGHSIECRINAENPVTFRPSPGKITQYHPPGGLGVRIDSAAYQGYVIPPYYDSMVGKLIVHGKTRAECLMRLRRALDEMVVDGVETTLPLFRALVREPEIIDGDYHIHWLEQYLARGAATE
- a CDS encoding ISAs1 family transposase: MEQFRSSFRQLPDPRAENARHDLLEVLFIALAATLCGAESCSDMADFGQSKEGLLRLFLRLEHGIPSHDTFSRVFRLLKPQAFENAFRRFMAAFAKANGLKLSGVVAVDGKALRGAYERGGKATPLHLVNVFAVDARMALAQQKAPGRNETAGALEVLELLSLEGCIVTADALHCHRAFAAAVRERGGHYVLAIKANRGRLFTAVTQQFARSGKRSVAEQINQSTHDRREARRATIMRNTSLATLYGFPGAAAVGRVTSRRRLRGRRADAPAVRYYLLSKYISPKRLLHVTRSHWGIENQLHWVLDVHFAEDGNRARKDNAPENLAILRRLALNILRTHPDRASLRRKIKRAGWDDTFLMQILSHMR
- a CDS encoding sensor histidine kinase; the encoded protein is MRQRTIWQIALLSAGFAILIAIGATSLYLLNVARNEAAWVVHTIEAENQISRVLLDLRSAESAARGYLLTQNRQFLDDYERGAAEVIPATDTLARLTTDNPIQIRNTADLRAAAEARLKELQTSIDLIKRNDLAAAMDMIRNSGPPATVNLIGDISNRMQREEDRLLALRGETASRSRSLSTVVTLAGAALIVLLGGLSIYLVRQSSRERDQADQRLRDNNLNLEAMVDERTVDLREANEEIQRFAYIVSHDLRSPLVNIMGFTSELEELRSDIFNRIAKLHDAQAGAPPTAEPHQPVLADEDKKLADDFSEALGFIKSSIGKMDRLIAAILNLTREGRREFRPESLDMQELVKGIGATVAHQALEAEAHIEVEQLPGVFGDRLAMEQIFSNLIDNALKYLTPGVPGQIVVRGRRKLGFAIFEVSDNGRGIDPKDHQRIFELFRRAGTQDRPGQGIGLAHVRALVRRLGGSMSVDSELNNGSTFIVTLPLNQIKEGRRS
- a CDS encoding pyridoxal phosphate-dependent aminotransferase gives rise to the protein MVMDVMAAAARIEASGGHVIHMEVGQPAASAPSVAIAATHAALDQGRIDYTSALGIPSLRARIARHYRETYACDVDPERVIVTTGSSGAFILAFLSMFEPGDRIAVTVPGYPPYRHILTALGCEPVLIETTNDTRHALTGEMLLAAHRKTPLKGVLVGSPANPTGTMMTREALATLIAAAESEGIRFISDEIYHGLDYAFPAVTAAELSPHALVINSFSKYFCMTGWRVGWMVAPEPLVRPIERLQQNLAISVPMLSQVAAEAAFDGRIEMDAVKHSYQDNRSVLIEGLPKAGLDRFLPADGAFYLYADVSKFTDDSFVFATRMLEEAHVAATPGVDFDPIHGRSFIRFSYARSTDDMRTAVARITRWLGQASF
- a CDS encoding M48 family metalloprotease; this encodes MITAAAVAWGSMPASAQQAKGPPTLRDAEIEQLLRDYTRPILRSAGLEKQNIQVTIISDRSFNAFVADGRRIFVNYGALMDSQTPNQIIGVLAHETGHLAGGHLSKLREQLAQAQTQIIIAMLLGVGAMVAGARSNSNNGAASIGAAAISAPQEVIRRNLLSYQRQQEENADKAGVKFLTATGQSAKGMHETFKRFSDQILFAAQGSDPYLMSHPMPAERVNALEQLARSSPYWDKKDDPALQLRHELMRAKISGFMDRPDTVARKYPSSNDTLPARYARAISTYRHGDLRLALAQIDGLIREQPANAYFYEVRGQALLEGGKPAEAIAPLRKAVQLSNNAPLIEMLLGQALVASDNTAYADEAIAILRAALSREPEAPIGYTQLAMAYGRKGNYAEADLASAQAAFMRGDSKTARDLASRAKTRFAVGTPGWVKADDIVSAKPMPGQKN
- a CDS encoding response regulator; this translates as MSLPVKIIMIEDDEGHARLIERNIRRAGVNNEIVPFTNGTDALKYLFGSDAQGNAHKGSALLILLDLNLPDMTGIDILKRVKESPHLKAAPVVVLTTTDDVQEIKRCYELGCNVYITKPVNYESFANAIRQLGLFFSVIQVPPADA
- the accB gene encoding acetyl-CoA carboxylase biotin carboxyl carrier protein; the encoded protein is MASQPQDKSTASEPTNGKLTEEREMIRDLATLLDQTNLTEIEIERAGLRVRVARNITTSAVLPAALQPVMVAPGAAAVAAAADISKHPGVVPSPMVGTAYMASEPGAKPFIDVGSKVKAGETLLIIEAMKTMNQIPAPRAGTVTQILIEDGQPVEFGEPLVIIE
- a CDS encoding DsbA family protein — its product is MPTFRSLAIVALALCVAPVAVRAQSFSDTQRGEIERIIKDYLVAHPEVLEEMSAELTKRQAVAEAEKHQAAVKKNADVIFNSPRGVVVGNRDGDVTFVEFFDYNCGYCKHAMTDMLSLMKSDPKLKVVLKEFPVLGPGSVEAAQVAVAVRMQDPTGKKYLDFHQKLLSGRGQADKARAVAAAKEAGLDMARLDKDMASPEVRATLEENFKLAEDMGLNGTPSYVIGKQVVVGAVGLDNLTKKIGEARCGKATC
- the aroQ gene encoding type II 3-dehydroquinate dehydratase, encoding MAKTIFVLNGPNLNLLGTREPEKYGHATLADVEALCRETAARYGLDVDCRQSNREGELIDFIHEAGAQKAAGIIINAGGYTHTSIALHDALTGVNLPAVEVHVTNVHARESFRHHSFIAKAAFASLAGFGIEGYRLAILGLAAKIGIAAKA
- a CDS encoding sensor histidine kinase, yielding MTSETPTLLYIDDDAALARLVDRGLRHQGFAVEHASSGADGVARISQGGIDVVALDQYMPGLDGLETLEQIQAIADAPPVVFVTASQDSSIAVTALKAGAADYLVKDTHGDFITLLHVAVTSALERSHILRAQLAAEEEIRIARDRYAALAAEREVLLREVNHRVGNSLQIIASLLHLQATSSTQDDVKAALTNAMGRVAAVAQVHRRLYTSHDLKSVMLNQYLEALLEDLRRSAEGNRMSRLTLTSEAIEIDPDRAVAIGIIVNELVMNAVKYAYPDGAGPIHVDLRADGSNLELAIKDDGVGFQTRPDPRSTGMGQRIVGAMATKLGATSERDPAHQGTRIVLRFPRTTATAIPAK